The DNA window GCTGTCACTAGCTTGTTAGTGCTCTctcatgctgtccctaggaggtgTGCATCACATCTTGCAAGGCTTTTTCTCTCGCTAtactcgacttgagtgggttgagtcactgacgtgatcttcctgtctggtttcGCGCCCCCTCGGGCTCCTGcagtgggggagatctttgtgggctatactcaaccTTGTCTCAGgctagtaagttggtggtctgttcaaatcaaatcaaatcaaattgtattggtcacatacacatatttagcagatgttattgcgggtgtagcgaaatacttgtgttcctagttccaacagtgcggTAGTATCTAACAACtcacaacaatacacagaaatctaaaagtaaaagaatggaatgaagaaatatataaatattaggatgagcattGTCAGAaaggcattgactaaaatacagtagaatacagtatatacatatatgtaaatatactgtatatacacagggTGTCTGTCCTGTTTGGTGTCATTCACCTGTCTTATCTGGCTTCCTGTGTGATCTTaaatatgctccctctaattttcccatttctctctctctctctctcgctctctttctaggaccatgcctcaggactacctggcctgacgacTCCACGCTTTCTCCatctccagtccacctggttgtgctgctgatccagtctgcctgcggctacggaaccctgacctgttcaccggacgtgctaccttgtcccggatctGCTGTTTTGaccttctctatccctctctctctctctctctcctctctctctctctctctctctctctctctctctctctctctctctctctctctctctctctatctatctctctctatctctctctctctctctctgtgtctctctctctgtctctctctctgtctctctctctctctctctcgctctctctcgctctctctctccctctctctctctctctctctctctgtctctctctgtctctctctgtctctctctctgtctctcctctctctctctctctctctgtctctctctctctctgtctctctctctctctctctctctgtctctctctctctctatccttctctatctctctctctctctctctctctatccctctctctctctctctctctgtctctctctctctgtctctctctctctctctctctctctgtctctctctctctctctctatccttctctctctctatccctctctctctctctctctctctctctctatcccctctctctctctcgctgtctctctctatccctctctctctctatccctctctctctctctctatccctctcctctctctctctatctctctctctctctctctctctctctctctctcgctctctctctctctctctctcgctctctggactgcacctgctgtctcaacctctgaatgcttggctatgaaaagccaactgatatttactcctgaggttctgacctgtttcaccctcgactaccactgtgattattatttgaccgtgCTGATCATCTATGAAggtttgaacatcttgaaaaacaatctggccttaatggccatgtccTCTTACAATCTCCACcgagcacagccagaagaggccacccctcagagcctggttcctctctcggtttcttcctaggttcctgcctttctagggagtttttcctagacactTTGCTTCTGCATCGCTTCCtctttggtgttttaggctgggtttctgtataagcactatgtgacatctgctgatgttaaaagagctctataaatacatttgatggatagattgattgattgaatctTGGCTGCAATATCTGGCTATGATTGTGTTATCAGATGAGACCTTGCTGCAATGTTCAGTGTAGGTGGAGAGTCATGGTCGATGCCCTAACACGCCACAGGGGGATGAAGAGGACTAAGGCCGCACCCCGATTCTCTACTGTCCTCCAGAAGGGTACTTGTACTTATACATGGGATTGATGTAATCAATGGCTGGAGGAATTTTCACATCGCTAAATCCatgattatgttttttttttaaatgtacaataAATCATTATAGCAACAAGCTAAATTACAAGTACAACTTACAATGGAATTATTAAATATGAAATATTACAAGTTTACAAATATACATCACCATCAATATATACAAATAACACAGACACTTGAAGTCAGTAGCATTTGTCAGTTGTTTATCAGGTGAACCATTCCATGTGAGGGAGTGTTGAAGTTCATTCCATGTGAGGGAGTGTTCAAGTCAAGTGCACACTTCAAGAGAAGAGCAGAGAATTGGATTTCCTGAGTACATTTTTGTTGGAGTCTGAGTCAGTCAGCCTCAAGTTCTTGTATGTTTTCCTAAGCCCCTGCCACCAGCACACAGGTCCTTGTAGTAGTCAGACTGAATGAACCGAGGATACGCATCGTTCTCCATAAGGCTACAGACCTTCCTCTGGGCACCGTCAAAACAAGACGGCGTTGGCTTGTGGAGACTCTGAGCAATGGTGTCTCTTGTGTGGTAATCGACGTTGACCTGATTTGAGAAAAAAATGCAATAATCACACTCAACACAACCTTAAATAACACTATTTATACACTATTATCATACATGTCAGTCGTTCTTCATTTAATTTGGTTTTAGATGTAGGTTACTTTTAAATCTATTATAGTTTTCCTTCATGTCATCCTGGAAAGTTGAAAGATTATATTCTCCCACTGTGCAGCAGTTACAGAGTTACTCATGGGGAATTTCTAAATATGATTATTTTCAATCTGTATAACTTGCCACTCATTTATTATCACTATAAGGAACATGAAGTGATATACATGATGGTACTGTGATAATGATAATATAATGTGTTTTTACCTCCATAGGGGAGTCACTTTGGATGAATTCTTCATAAATGCTAGCAGCTTTCCAGGCAAGCTTCTCTGGACTGGTGATGGACTTGAACTCTTCACAGGCAAGCCAAAACTCCAGATTCTCCTCACAGAACTCAGACTTCAGAAAGACCCGAAATGCCACTTGGCCACCTAGAAGCAAAATGGAGAGAAAATATTTGGGTTGATTTAGGCATAATCTGCAGTCTGGTAGTGTGttttatatatttacaaaaatatgttgtatatatttactgtatatataaaacagAAATTACATTTATGATTGAGTAGTTTCTCTAAGGATTGTCCCCACTGTTTCGCCTCTTTCACAGATTGTCTGCAAATAAAAAAGAACAAAAAGAGGTTGACATATAGGAATAGTGTAATTGAATTAGTGTTGCAAGGTGTACTGGTACCACAGTAATATACATTTTCGGCCCTACCATTCTAAAGAACCCGCTGTCTCCTGTTATGAAATGTTTACATTGTCAGTTGTTTACAAGTTCAGTAAATGTTTTAAGCAACAGCAATTCATCTCTTGTATCTTGTATGCACCGGTCCAATAATGTCCACTTCACTTTCATGGGCTTATCATGTGTGGCAGCTGTGATCAGCAAGCCGTAACCCCTGCCAGCCCTCACccacctgcttctctctgtccactCTTCCTGCAtatctattcctccatcagttTTTAAAATAGAATTGAGCCTTGATGGCGAGCGGGGATGGAGACCCTGATCAGTCTTCTGTTATTACATTGGTAAGTTTGATACACTGGAGCAGTGCGCAGAGCAAGCAAAGTTGATACATTGTATAGAATTTCATCCTGACATAACGAAGAGCACAGGCCAATCTGAGTATAGGGGTTGTAAATTCGCTGTCACACAGCAGTGCCAGAGAGGAAAACCCGCTTCGCGACAGACATGCTTGCAGCTTTAGAGCAAAGAAAACGGCTTGTCTCTAGCTCAAACGGTTCAAAAATATATTACTCCTATAAACGGAGCTACCCTTTTTTCTTCCTGATATTTCACAAACCATGTCGCGGGCGGTTTTAAACGAATCCCGGCCCGTTAATTATTGCTTTGATAACAAACAACGTtattcagtcatgttacctatcTAGCTAACAACTTGCTAACTTGACAGTAGGTCTAGGCCAATTTGATTGGCACAGGAAGAAATAAAAAGGGTCTTGCAACTCATGAGATGTGCTTCAAAGGTAGGATTGATTCATATAGGCCAAACTACATCAAAACTCTCTCTTTCTGGCGCTCGTTACATTCTGTTCGGTGCCTTACGTTTTCAAAGTtggtagcagtgtgtgtgtctgggagagagagagaggtgtgtgtgtctgggagagagagagggaggtgtgtgtgtgtctgggagagagagagagagagggaggtgtgtgtgttaactgaaGAGTAGAAGGTTTCATGCAGCGTTTTCTCCTTACTGCTACAATGACATGCGGATCATTATGCATGTATATTACGTCCTCCCATTCCTCCAGCCAAATCATAGGTAGGCCTTTGCaaattttggggcggcaggtaacctagtggttagagcgttggatcgattccccgagctgacaaggtaaaaacctgtcgttctgcccctgaacaaggcagttaacccactgttcctagtccgtcattgtaaataagaatttgttcttaactgacttgcctagttaaataaaggttcaataaaagaGCCATTCTATGCATTATTCTATTATACAGTGAACAGTGTGAAGTTAATATGTGTTGTATTGAGTAAAAGTGTGAATGTCTGTGACGGGTTTGTTTTGCAGCACATGCACATAACGTTTATAAAACGGGAACAAGCGTCAGGAGGACGGGGCGAACAGGACGCTAGGCCacagacccccctccccccatcactATACTACTCGGTATCGTGATACTTGACCTGGTATCATATATTTAGTAAAATGATGGTATAGTGACAACATATTAAAATACATACCAGAAAAATTATAGatatttttttcagtttcacATACCTgtgcattttcttctttgagtgAGGTGAGGGACTATTGAGGAAGTTGTGGAGTCTCGATTTCCAGGGTTTATGCCTGCAGAATAAATGATAAGAATACAGAAAGAATGTTCAGTGGTctttttagaaatgtataatagTACACTTATTTATAGCCCAGTCACATTACGATGTTTCATATGTGATGAAATTATGCAAATGTAATACAATACAAATATGTGCTCATAACGCCTCTAACAActtttattaaaaataataataataattacaaaacCAAATTACATCAACAACTTACAAAAGCCTTTTGGTCTTGTCAAGGTCTTCTGAGGCCTCCTCACAACAAAAatccatttttttgtgtgtgtgttcaatggCTAAATACTGTGTACCTATCACCCTCTCAATCCTGTCCGTTGAGGTTCCAGACCCAATTCTCAAGGAAGCTCGGTGAATTCTTTATGCTCTCTGACGCAGCCAAGAATACCCAAGCTCCACCTGCATCTCAATCCTGATTGGCTCTTCTCCATAATCACGGGGAAATCTACACTCAACAACCAGCGATGTCGAGTCCCTGAGCATTGTCCCAAGATAACAATAGCTCAACTGAGTCCCAGCCAGCACATTTGCTTCCTTTGAAATTGTGCAAATAGTTtggaaagtttggacacacctactcattcgagggtttttctttatttttactattttctacatagtagaataatattgaagacatcaaaactatgaaataacacatggaatcatgtagtaaccaactcTGGTTCCTTGGAGGTTTTATTAACACTCTGAGAATGGACATTATAGGTTTATTTGGAGGTTTTCcaataacttccttaaaactttcacAGAATCATTTTTCAAtgagacttttaataacactgctggCTTATTTTGGGTAATAATTCCAAGCACATATtggacacatggaaattaatttcctTACGCATGAATCATACAAACACATTTATTTGTTATTGTTCCACAGCATCCGTGAGATTAAAACCTATAATCATATGCTCTCTAACCATttagtccactgcaccaccaggaaGGAGCTAGCATGTTATGTTTTTAtaactcatacaaagctgttcattttactctattcaaacagaccccatttcaaaggaaacaatcACTCCAATTAGCGACCAACAAACCTGAACACAATTAacaagatagaggagagagagtgt is part of the Salmo trutta chromosome 31, fSalTru1.1, whole genome shotgun sequence genome and encodes:
- the LOC115170080 gene encoding regulator of G-protein signaling 2, translating into MDFCCEEASEDLDKTKRLLHKPWKSRLHNFLNSPSPHSKKKMHRQSVKEAKQWGQSLEKLLNHKCGQVAFRVFLKSEFCEENLEFWLACEEFKSITSPEKLAWKAASIYEEFIQSDSPMEVNVDYHTRDTIAQSLHKPTPSCFDGAQRKVCSLMENDAYPRFIQSDYYKDLCAGGRGLGKHTRT